ATTTGTAATCCTCTGCTCTACACTGCCATCATGTCACCCACCCTCTGTGTCCAGATGATGGTTGGAGCCTATATAACTGGCCTCTTTGGTTCGTTGATCCAACTGTGTGCTTTACTTCAGCTCAATTTCTGTGGGCCAAGTGTTATCAACCACTTCTGTGATCTGCCTCAATTATTAGTCCTATCCTGCTCTGAAACCTTTTTCCTAAAAGTCATGAAATTTGTGATAGCAGTGATTTTTGGTGTGATATCTGTCTTTGCCATCATGATATCTTATATCGTTGCCACCATCCTGAAGATCAGCTCTGGTGAAGGCAAGTCCAAGGCTTTCAACACCTATACTTCTCACCTGATAGCAGTGATCTATTTTTTTGGATCAGGACTCTTTGTCTATATGCACCCCAGCACTGATAATTCTCTGGGCCATGACAAGATGGCATCAGTCTTCTATACAGTGGTGATCCCTATGTGAATCCTTTGATTTACAGCTTGAGGAACAAGGAAATCAAAGATGCCCTTAAGAGGTGTAAGAAGAGCATTTTCCCATTGTCACAGTTAAAGGTCTGGTAGGCTGGTGGCCCTGGTGATTGAAAGTTTCAAGACTATGCAAGGGAAATGCATTTAACTTTATTCAACCCTACTGACCCTCTGGCGGGATTGCAAATGAGTCAACCCATCTAAATCCAGGACTGGCTCAGTGCGATGCAAATCCTATGGCTTCTTTGAATCTTGACAGTTAGCTCTACTCTTATATACCAGTAATGACCTCACAAAGCAGTTAATTTATTAattgttatattaatataaacCTTCAGTTCCTTGGTGTTTGACCCTTACATATTCTTTCAGAACTTCTGCCTGCAGGCTGGAGAGATCAGGGCTAAACACAAGACCAGTAGTCTTTGTCATACACATCACAAGCAGAATCATGACCACTTAGTCCCAGACTTCAAACACTTTGGGTGCCTGAggaaattctagttagttgagatggggaaatggagagaagcaTTACTTCAGGCTGTGACCTAACTTCCCTGAAGGGAGATCTGCCATAGGGAGTTTGGTCTAGagtttgttttctgggtttttatttCTAGAACTCAACATCAATAGCTTGTAAGCGAATGAACAGGGGGATTTCCATGGTACTACCCTGATCTGGGAAAgctaaaatacaaaagaaagaaatgatcattTGGACTCTAAGATAGAGCCCAAATTATTATCTGTTATTATGGCAGACTGGATAGCATAAATGTACCCATCATTGCAAAATGGAAGATATTGGAAcaaatgtttttggaaaatattttaagatagatTTCTGAGCAGGCAAGAAAATAGGAAACCTTCAGAACccaaatataaagtaaaatcagaaatccTGGGAGTAAAGGCAGCTCAGACAATGGCTTTCACAGTGGGGGAATCTGCTGAAATCTGAAAGGATCAGTATTTTGACAGGCATGTGGGCTTGGGGAAAGAGAGACCAAGCCTGGGACTGCCTGGGACTTTGATAGGAGACCCAGACATACATATGAGGGTCCAATCGACTGTACTTCAGTGTGAGaggaaattaagaggaaaaaaaatcctatttcataaaaaggaaatcttgaCTCTCTCAGGCTTCATGCTGGGTATGGCAAAAAGTAAACTCAGAAATTGTAACCACATGCCCTAGTGGAGGTTTGTGGTCTGAATTCATACTACCTGTGCAGTTCAAGGAATCTTTAgctgagaatttattttaaagtagttcCATGTTGGTAGTACCCTCAAGTACCAATCAGAAGCAAATGTAAATCCCCTTTTAAGAttaagagagaatcttaaacgcAGGTTCAAATAATTTtcctaaataactttttaaagaaaactgagtAACACAAATCTCAAAGTACACAAGGAAACGAGACCTAATGAGTGAAAGCCAAGAAGACATGGTCATTCAGACCTATAAAGATATCAGGAATGGTAACTGTCtcaatgcaaatataaaataggtGGACTGATATGTTCAAAAAGAAGgggaattaaaaatatctttaaagaccAGCAGAATGAAGTTTcctgaggatttctgcatctggAAGTGTGGTGAATTATAGATACCTAAATGACCCTCCTAACTGAAACAACTGAAATGTTGGAtttgaaataaaatcatcttttaagTGAATTTCCACTTAATTTAATGAAAAGGAAGACAAGCTAAGCCCCTAAATGAAGTGAAACCAGGAGCCCAGGGAAGTAAACAAGTGTTAAAAATGGCTTTTTTCTTGGAGAATCCTGCTGAATGCTGGAGACCTTAGCTTCTGCTATGTCAACTATGGGTGGTGAAGGCTAGAAGACAAAACTCAGGGTGTGCCCCCAGGTGATTTGGACGGCAACCTGCACATAAAGCCCAGGCAACTATACCCTCAGTGTAAATAAGTGAGAATCCCACAGATTATgctcaaaaaacaacaaaaaacccagtttATATTAAATAAAGGCACAAACATATATAGAGAGTCAAGCCCCCATAACTGAGAACAAGTAGGGGAAAAAATTGTCCATATTAACAGAACTGAAAATCttcagatattggaattatcagtAAGAGGATAAGGCAATTAGGATTAGCTATGGTGAACCGATTAAATCTCCCCCAGAAGGAAGATATTTGCTCCTCAAAGGGAGAAATACTGAGAACAGGTCTGAGACCTGGCCACTCAGCGCGCTGAAAACAAGGGCATCAAAAGGAGgagtcctgggcgcctgggtggctcagttggttaagcaactgccttcggctcaggtcatgatcctggagtcccgggatcgagtcccgcatcgggctccctgctcggcagggagtctgcttctccctctgaccctcctccctctcatgctctctgtctctcattctctctctctcaaataaataaataaaatctttaaaaaaaaaaaaaaaaaaaaaggaggagtccttaccatttgcaacaacatgaatggaccttgaaggcgctatgctaagtgaaataagtcagagaaaaacaaacactatatgatctcacttatatgtcaaatctaaaaaaagtaaaaacaaaaaaaccccaaactcacaTACAGAGATCAGATTGCTGGTATCCAGAGGGAGTGGAATGGAgtgtgggcaaaatgggtgaagttTATCAAAAGGTATGAACTTCCATTTATCAAATAAATCATAGAGATGTAAAGGACAGCATGGTGATTCTAGTTAATGATAcagtattgtatatttgaaagttgctaacagagtagatcttaaaagttctcatcacacaaaaaaaattaagatggatgttaactagacttacggTGATCATTTACCAATAATATATTAacatcgaatcattatgttgtatgtcTGAGATTACTATAATGTATGTCAGttataatctcaaaaaaaaaaaaaaaagcaaagggaagaggCTTGGTATATTCATgtggtggaatattattcagccataaaaaggaatggagtagtgatacatgctacaacaaggatgaaccttgaaaacatcatgctaagtgaaagagtcCATCACAAAGGACCATATATGGCATGAttccattttaatgaaatcttcaaaatagGGAGATCTATGGAGATGGGaagtggattagtggttgcctagggacAAGGGGAGGGGAGTGATTGCTCATGGGTATGGAGTTTATTTTGatgaacattttctaaaattagattgtggtaatggtcgcaaaactctgtgaatatactaaaagccactggattgcacactttaaatgggtaaattttataatatgtgaagtatatctcaataaagctttaaaaaaaaaatggagaactaGGATGGAAAGTGCATAGGACCAAAGGCGACACTCTTGGGAAGGCACTGTTTCTGTGATGGGTATTTCATAGAGATTTggtaatgaaaaaggaaatgaaccGTGGAAATTAAAGgtcttaagaaaattttaaaaatcaagtaaaacaCAACCCCATCTCCACTCCTAAGTCACCATATGAAACTTCCCTTGTTATACCAACATAAGAGGACAGACTTTTACTAAGAAACATAGTACACTTACAACCGTACTTGCTTCCTGCATAGCCCTGCACGGTCTCAGACTCTTAGACCACAGGCTGTGGTAAAACCATGATTGATTAATACTCCCAGGATCCTAGCAATCCCCCTGCCTGTTGTGCCATGGCATGGTACAGATTATCATTCATCAACAAGACACCCTGGACAGCTCCATGCTCTTGGGACAGAACTGAGCCAAGTGAGGAactgagaaggaggagggggcaggcccTTTGATCAGAAGTGGAAATGGAGAGATTCACCATAGGTTTCCTTGAAAtagcctttttttctctttatgcaATTAAAATATGGCTTGTGCCAATTAGAGTTACATGTGGATTGGCAGGAATATGTTACATGGCTATGAAGATGACCACATTcaccaaagaatatgaaatggcAAGTAAACTGGAataaattttgtaatatatgAAGTATATTTCTTACATATGTATCTATTACAATGTGACATTAAAATGTGAAATCCTGTTAAGACTTTCATCAACCAGTAGAGGGAGATCCATCGCAAGAGTATGTAGTGATTGAGAAGTTAACACAGACATGGCCTTAGGCAGATCTGGCTAGTGACAGTGATGATACTGACTTTAGTGTGTGTAACTCTTTGCAGTTTATATCCACAAACATCTGGTCTTCATGACAGCTTGGCTGATAGATGAGGAAGCAGAACTTCAGCTCCACTTGCTGAAGTGACCTAGCAAATGAGCAGCAGATGAAGGACAAGGCATGCATGTTTACCAGCATCACCCAAAGGGACAGAATGTTAACACCTCTCCCATAGTGGTCCAGACAGGATACTCTTTGTCCCCAGTAGTTGCCACTTTAGTTGGGATTACCCCTTCAAATATCTTGGCATGCATGACTGAGAGAGGCTGAATACATCCATGTCTGTGTCGTGCACAGGAGATAGGAATACTTCTCTTTGATACTTCTCTTCATCCCAAGTACTCACAACTCCCAGTCTCTTCTATGTTTggataaagataagaaaattctGAGTGTAAGAAAATTCCTCTTTGAACTCAGAAACAAGTTCTTTCCAAGTGACTTCAACCTATTacttctcatctgcaaaagggaCATTAACTATATCCTCCCTCCTTACTtcattagatgcagaaagagGTATGTGGAGCTAAACAATGCAATACTTTCTCTTACCGTGTTCAGGAGGAATACAGTAAGCAGAGACCCCAGCTGCACTGTCCCACCAGACTTCTGACCCAAGAAGTTGAGATAATATGTCTATTGTTCAAAGCTGCTAAATTCGCGTTAATTCATCATTCCGCAATAGAAAACTGATA
Above is a genomic segment from Halichoerus grypus chromosome 11, mHalGry1.hap1.1, whole genome shotgun sequence containing:
- the LOC118547233 gene encoding olfactory receptor 5AN6-like, which codes for MAGGRNNTIVVRFILLGFSDYPKLKIVLFAVFLGAPGSYFLTVAWNLGLIILIRMDSYLHTPMYFLLSNLSFLDFCYVTSTTPKMLSDFFQKPKSISFLGCTMQYFFFSSLGLTECCLLAAMAYDRYAAICNPLLYTAIMSPTLCVQMMVGAYITGLFGSLIQLCALLQLNFCGPSVINHFCDLPQLLVLSCSETFFLKVMKFVIAVIFGVISVFAIMISYIVATILKISSGEGKSKAFNTYTSHLIAVIYFFGSGLFVYMHPSTDNSLGHDKMASVFYTVVIPM